In one Sporomusa sphaeroides DSM 2875 genomic region, the following are encoded:
- a CDS encoding acyl-CoA dehydratase activase-related protein: MAVKVGIPQALLYHEFGSLWLDFFQNIGVAAVLSGETNKQIIDRGMALAIDESCIPLKVYLGHTASLLDTCSHIFVPRIAQYYPDNHLCAKLAGLPDIVQNTFRLVKEKIISPNIEDRSAATTLQAIQTICQPLGVSTIDGQQAYYKTLKNWQKAIPPGLSQPPRPKIAVIGHSYIINDVFFNSDIKRKLKSQAVDIITPADLPNKILYEEAKEYRQDIYWQLSLKLAGAVRHFCRQADIAGIILVTSFGCGPDSLVNEYLEHHILKPGNKPYLLLTIDEHTGSAGLITRVEAFWDIVERMLKLEGKLSPHGLS; the protein is encoded by the coding sequence CAGAATATCGGAGTAGCGGCAGTTCTCTCCGGTGAAACCAATAAACAAATAATAGACCGGGGGATGGCGCTGGCCATTGATGAATCCTGTATACCTTTGAAGGTTTACTTAGGCCATACGGCGTCCTTACTGGACACCTGCAGTCATATATTCGTACCTCGTATCGCCCAGTATTACCCCGATAATCATCTGTGCGCCAAGCTGGCCGGTTTACCGGATATTGTGCAAAATACCTTTAGGCTGGTTAAGGAAAAGATAATTAGTCCCAATATCGAGGATAGGTCTGCTGCTACAACCTTACAGGCAATTCAGACTATCTGCCAGCCGTTAGGGGTATCTACTATTGACGGGCAGCAGGCGTATTATAAGACTCTTAAAAATTGGCAGAAGGCTATCCCGCCCGGGCTCAGCCAGCCGCCCAGGCCTAAAATTGCGGTGATTGGCCATAGTTACATAATCAATGATGTTTTTTTCAATAGTGATATTAAGAGAAAACTTAAATCCCAGGCAGTGGATATTATCACCCCGGCTGATTTGCCAAACAAAATACTTTACGAAGAAGCTAAAGAGTACCGGCAGGATATCTATTGGCAATTATCGCTAAAACTTGCCGGTGCTGTCCGGCATTTCTGCCGGCAAGCCGATATTGCCGGTATCATTTTAGTGACAAGTTTTGGCTGCGGTCCCGATTCGCTTGTTAACGAATATCTGGAGCATCATATTCTTAAGCCAGGCAATAAACCTTATCTGCTGCTGACTATTGATGAACATACCGGCAGCGCCGGGCTTATTACGCGAGTGGAAGCGTTCTGGGATATAGTGGAAAGGATGTTAAAGCTTGAAGGTAAGTTATCCCCACATGGGCTATCTTAG
- a CDS encoding ABC transporter permease, giving the protein MSQTSRDRLALGIAILFLWQLSTAWLKLLDPQLFPQPLQVLSLLVEDRQVFLQSLGSSLKLLFWGYFLAVILAVPLGLIVGWNRRLRLAIEPVTNVLGPIPPIVYIPYAIAILPTFTQSSVFIIFIGAFWPLFMNTIAGVEALEKGIVDSARTIGVGRKSMLINILLPGAMPHIVSGGVISMVLAFILLTAAEMIGATSGLGWYVKYFSDFADYPRVVAGIIVIGTVVLSLMTLYRRFTGYLLRWRK; this is encoded by the coding sequence ATGAGCCAAACCAGCCGTGACCGCCTGGCGCTGGGTATTGCCATCCTGTTCCTCTGGCAGTTAAGCACTGCCTGGTTAAAACTGCTTGACCCCCAGCTATTTCCCCAGCCCCTGCAGGTCCTTAGCCTGCTGGTCGAAGATCGCCAGGTATTTTTGCAAAGTCTGGGCAGTTCCCTCAAGCTATTATTTTGGGGTTACTTCCTGGCTGTAATCCTGGCCGTCCCACTGGGACTGATTGTCGGCTGGAACCGGCGGCTGCGCCTGGCTATTGAACCGGTTACCAATGTTCTCGGCCCCATTCCGCCCATTGTCTATATTCCTTATGCCATTGCCATCTTGCCGACATTTACGCAATCCTCCGTCTTTATCATATTTATCGGCGCCTTTTGGCCATTATTTATGAATACAATAGCCGGTGTGGAGGCGCTGGAAAAGGGGATTGTCGATTCGGCCAGGACCATCGGTGTCGGCAGGAAATCCATGCTGATTAACATTCTGCTGCCCGGAGCTATGCCACATATTGTCAGCGGCGGCGTCATCAGTATGGTGTTGGCCTTTATCCTGCTTACGGCCGCCGAAATGATTGGCGCCACCAGCGGCCTAGGCTGGTATGTAAAATACTTTTCCGACTTTGCCGACTACCCCCGGGTAGTCGCCGGCATCATTGTCATCGGCACAGTTGTCCTGTCACTAATGACCTTATACCGGCGTTTTACCGGTTATCTGCTGCGCTGGCGAAAATAA
- a CDS encoding ABC transporter ATP-binding protein translates to MALLKLDSVSLTYPGDDRPAIADLSLAIEQGEFLAVVGPSGCGKSSTIGLLAGLTPATSGLLTLNDNPILAPGPDRAVVFQDYSLFPWMTALDNIIFALKESCQATGKAARQEAKKLLDMVGLSSYIHKYPSELSGGMRQRVAIARAFALDAPVYLLDEPFGAVDAKNRVSLQDLLLQLWAANGTQKTILLVTHDIDEALYLADRIAVFTPGPGRVLKTVAVPFSRPRRRFFLVQDPRYVELRNEILSLLQKEILEELQQVEGGAGI, encoded by the coding sequence GTGGCTTTATTAAAACTAGACTCTGTGTCGCTTACTTATCCAGGCGATGACCGTCCGGCCATTGCCGATTTGTCACTAGCCATTGAACAGGGTGAATTTCTGGCAGTCGTCGGCCCCAGTGGCTGCGGCAAAAGCTCGACAATCGGGCTTTTGGCCGGGCTGACACCGGCTACAAGCGGCCTGCTTACCCTGAATGACAACCCGATTTTGGCTCCCGGCCCCGATAGGGCGGTAGTATTTCAGGACTATTCTCTGTTCCCCTGGATGACAGCCCTTGATAATATTATCTTTGCCCTCAAAGAATCCTGCCAGGCAACAGGCAAAGCAGCGCGGCAGGAAGCAAAAAAACTGCTCGACATGGTCGGATTAAGCAGCTACATCCACAAATACCCGTCAGAGCTCTCCGGCGGCATGCGTCAGCGGGTAGCCATCGCCAGGGCTTTTGCCCTGGATGCTCCCGTCTATCTGCTGGATGAACCCTTTGGCGCCGTAGATGCCAAAAACCGGGTAAGCTTACAAGATTTGCTGCTCCAGCTTTGGGCGGCAAACGGCACCCAAAAAACCATCTTGCTGGTTACCCACGATATCGACGAAGCGCTATACCTTGCCGACCGGATTGCGGTATTCACTCCCGGGCCCGGCAGAGTGCTGAAAACCGTTGCTGTTCCATTCTCCCGGCCCCGGCGGCGTTTTTTCCTGGTGCAAGACCCCCGTTATGTGGAACTGCGCAATGAGATTCTGTCACTGCTGCAAAAAGAAATCCTCGAAGAGCTTCAGCAAGTGGAAGGAGGCGCCGGCATATGA
- a CDS encoding ABC transporter substrate-binding protein codes for MFKHRLLLTGLIVSLVFSLLAAGCGQQKTQQANAPASAQSAVPADKIKFNIGYLPAVGHVLYFVAKEKGFYEQEGLDVELFQFTNSGEGLNAIKAGKLDAGSFGTSAPQVFIAKGTPFVNIGGMQSEGHAIVTKPENAEQYASVQSFVGKKVATVRLATGDAVWRSAMSQAGIDWKNQVTIQELDSPAAVLEAVKKGAADAGLVWVPFSEMAEKQGLKIVSWSAQHMDGHVCCRVVALEDKLKTNQEAYIRYSRASIRAYDFYLNNHAETLDIISKYVKLDKELLEKATYSGHIHSIPDPDKKRFTAFWEAMKTAGYIQSDIDISKHVNSDIYKTALDQLIQREPQNATYQQLAKDFAANNL; via the coding sequence GTGTTTAAACATCGGCTGCTACTAACCGGTCTCATCGTTTCCCTTGTTTTCAGCCTGCTGGCAGCAGGCTGCGGTCAGCAAAAAACGCAGCAGGCAAACGCGCCTGCCAGTGCACAATCAGCAGTGCCGGCTGATAAAATCAAGTTTAACATTGGTTATTTGCCGGCTGTTGGCCATGTATTATATTTTGTGGCCAAGGAAAAAGGATTTTACGAGCAGGAAGGGCTTGACGTCGAACTCTTCCAGTTTACCAATTCCGGGGAAGGCTTAAACGCCATCAAAGCCGGTAAACTGGACGCCGGTTCTTTCGGCACCTCAGCGCCTCAGGTCTTTATTGCCAAAGGAACACCCTTTGTCAATATTGGCGGTATGCAAAGCGAAGGCCATGCCATTGTAACCAAACCGGAAAATGCAGAACAATATGCTTCTGTGCAGAGTTTTGTCGGCAAAAAGGTAGCCACCGTTCGCCTGGCAACCGGTGATGCTGTCTGGCGGTCAGCTATGTCCCAAGCCGGTATTGACTGGAAAAACCAAGTAACCATCCAGGAACTTGATTCGCCGGCAGCCGTACTTGAGGCCGTAAAAAAAGGCGCGGCAGATGCCGGCCTGGTGTGGGTTCCCTTTTCGGAAATGGCTGAAAAACAAGGACTAAAAATTGTTTCCTGGTCGGCACAGCATATGGACGGACATGTCTGCTGCCGGGTAGTCGCCCTCGAAGACAAACTTAAAACCAATCAAGAGGCTTATATCCGCTACTCCCGCGCCAGCATCCGCGCCTATGACTTCTATCTTAACAACCATGCCGAAACCCTGGATATCATCAGTAAATATGTCAAGTTAGATAAAGAGCTGCTCGAAAAAGCCACCTACAGCGGTCACATCCACAGCATTCCTGATCCTGATAAAAAACGCTTCACTGCTTTCTGGGAAGCCATGAAAACCGCCGGCTATATTCAAAGCGATATTGATATCAGCAAACATGTTAACAGCGACATCTACAAAACGGCACTTGATCAGTTAATACAGCGTGAACCGCAAAACGCCACCTACCAGCAGCTTGCCAAAGACTTTGCGGCAAACAATCTGTAA
- a CDS encoding DUF1847 domain-containing protein, translating into MSQPNELDRLSCADCRQLNCYRRDKRFPEFCLSVTSRGAADINAEIEQSKTAYTEAGPDRRMALAAAEIEGLYYGKLTRVEEIIAFAKRIGAKKLGIATCIGLMDETRVFSRVLAAKGLESYSVICKVGSLDKTEIGVPPEYKVQQGCHEALCNPVLQARLLNQAGTDLNVVVGLCVGHDSLFIKHSAAPVTTLITKDRVLGHNPAAALYTSGFYYKRLLQEEKE; encoded by the coding sequence ATGAGCCAGCCTAACGAGCTTGACCGGCTTAGCTGCGCCGACTGCCGCCAGCTCAACTGCTATCGCCGCGATAAGCGGTTTCCCGAATTTTGTTTAAGTGTAACATCACGCGGCGCTGCCGATATTAACGCCGAAATAGAACAGTCAAAAACCGCCTATACCGAAGCAGGACCTGACCGCCGGATGGCTCTGGCGGCAGCTGAAATTGAGGGCTTGTATTACGGCAAACTTACGCGGGTAGAGGAAATCATCGCTTTCGCCAAAAGAATTGGCGCCAAAAAACTTGGTATCGCCACTTGCATCGGCCTCATGGACGAAACCCGGGTATTCAGCCGGGTACTTGCCGCTAAGGGGCTTGAAAGCTACAGTGTCATCTGCAAGGTTGGTTCGCTTGACAAGACAGAAATCGGTGTACCGCCCGAGTATAAAGTACAGCAAGGCTGCCATGAAGCGCTCTGCAATCCTGTGCTTCAGGCCCGCCTGTTAAACCAAGCCGGAACTGACCTTAACGTGGTCGTCGGCCTGTGTGTCGGCCATGATTCCCTGTTCATCAAACACTCTGCCGCCCCGGTTACCACTCTCATAACCAAAGACCGGGTGTTAGGCCATAATCCGGCGGCAGCCCTCTATACCAGCGGGTTCTATTATAAACGGCTTTTACAGGAAGAAAAGGAGTGA
- a CDS encoding ASKHA domain-containing protein → MALLRFHQENKLPSAPVCFEATENITVLAAARAAGALVESPCNGTGTCGKCKVRIPAAALTAIRLPAGCHHSLTPAEVKEGIFLGCMTEIQANTAADTVIDIVLLERQDKTAVQILSQGHHLDVALDPVIRKQYMPAVNQTAVLAGKSILGTEPGNSVRVAHGLVVDIGTTTLVAALFDLTTGRELATASALNPQSLHAQDVLSRIKMGATAEGLSTLHHDIIAAINAMLDGLLQDTGLTQHTLYEVVFSGNTCMLHLALKTDPASLGKYPYIPVLWGDSCHQAAGLGLHTAPFAQLYLPPVMSAYVGADITAGMLAADLANLKGTTLFVDIGTNGEMALADNGRLSVTSTAAGPAFEGMNIACGMRAAPGAIEKFKIEHDGSAAIKTIAGRPAVGICGSGLLDIVGELVRAKLINKTGKFAGAENNLAHPLQRQLKKENGKTIFAIYPSVYLSQKDIRQVQLAKGAIRAGIECLLAASGLSAARVDRVFIAGSFGFHLNADSLINIGMLPEAFKGKIDFLGNTAKTGGQALLLNRDSRKKAAALVKQAKVLELATYSDFDKTFVNCLNF, encoded by the coding sequence ATGGCCCTGTTACGTTTCCATCAGGAAAACAAACTCCCTTCTGCGCCTGTTTGCTTTGAGGCGACGGAGAATATTACCGTTCTTGCTGCTGCCAGGGCGGCAGGCGCCCTGGTCGAATCACCGTGCAACGGTACCGGAACCTGCGGCAAATGCAAGGTACGCATTCCCGCCGCCGCCCTTACTGCTATCCGTCTTCCGGCAGGCTGTCATCACAGTCTGACGCCTGCGGAAGTAAAGGAAGGCATTTTTCTTGGCTGCATGACGGAAATTCAGGCTAACACTGCTGCCGATACCGTTATCGATATCGTTCTGCTGGAACGCCAGGACAAAACCGCTGTTCAGATACTCAGTCAGGGTCATCATCTGGACGTAGCTCTTGATCCGGTTATCAGGAAACAGTATATGCCGGCTGTGAATCAAACAGCAGTACTGGCCGGTAAGTCGATACTGGGGACAGAGCCGGGAAATTCCGTGCGCGTAGCCCACGGCCTGGTTGTTGACATTGGCACAACTACGCTGGTAGCCGCGCTGTTTGACCTGACTACCGGCCGGGAGCTGGCTACCGCCTCGGCGCTCAATCCCCAAAGCCTGCACGCTCAGGATGTTTTGTCCCGCATTAAAATGGGCGCAACCGCCGAGGGTTTGTCCACCCTGCATCATGACATTATCGCTGCCATCAATGCCATGCTCGACGGCTTATTGCAAGATACAGGCCTTACTCAACATACCCTCTACGAAGTCGTCTTCAGCGGCAATACCTGCATGCTCCATCTGGCGCTGAAGACCGACCCGGCTTCACTCGGCAAATATCCCTATATTCCCGTGCTGTGGGGCGACAGCTGCCACCAGGCGGCAGGTCTCGGCCTGCATACCGCCCCCTTTGCACAGCTTTATTTACCGCCTGTTATGTCAGCCTATGTCGGAGCAGATATAACTGCCGGGATGTTAGCCGCCGATTTGGCTAACCTTAAAGGCACTACTTTGTTTGTTGATATCGGCACCAACGGCGAAATGGCCTTGGCAGATAACGGACGCCTGTCGGTAACTTCAACGGCTGCCGGGCCGGCCTTTGAGGGTATGAACATTGCCTGCGGCATGAGAGCCGCCCCTGGAGCCATTGAAAAATTCAAAATAGAGCACGACGGTTCGGCAGCCATCAAGACCATCGCCGGTCGCCCGGCTGTCGGCATCTGCGGCAGCGGATTACTGGACATTGTCGGTGAACTTGTCAGAGCCAAGCTAATAAATAAGACCGGAAAATTTGCCGGAGCTGAAAATAACCTGGCCCATCCACTGCAGCGGCAATTGAAAAAAGAAAATGGCAAAACCATTTTCGCTATCTACCCGTCGGTTTATCTGTCGCAAAAGGATATTCGCCAGGTACAGCTTGCCAAAGGCGCTATCCGCGCCGGCATTGAATGCCTGCTCGCTGCCAGCGGACTAAGCGCTGCCCGAGTTGACCGCGTATTTATTGCCGGTTCTTTTGGTTTTCACCTTAACGCCGACAGCCTGATTAACATCGGTATGCTGCCTGAAGCATTTAAGGGTAAAATTGATTTTCTGGGTAACACGGCCAAAACAGGCGGTCAGGCACTGCTATTAAACCGGGATTCCCGCAAAAAAGCGGCCGCCCTGGTGAAACAGGCAAAGGTTTTAGAACTGGCCACCTATAGCGACTTTGATAAAACCTTTGTTAACTGCCTAAATTTCTAA
- a CDS encoding uroporphyrinogen decarboxylase family protein → MTVFTEKERLLAVLNRQSTDRPPVICPGGMMNAAIVEVMNSSGQTLPAAHSAAALMANLAYAVHQLTGFENFGLPFCMTVEAEVLGSEIDLGTLACEPKISRETFAAAARVEYKDIPAMLNSGRIPVVCQATAILAGQYPDIPVIGSLTGPVSTAASIVDPIPFLKDLRRDPSAAHRVFQYVTELLIGFAHKLIDHGAAVIAIGDPTATGEILGPKMFGEYAVPYINKLIDAVHQKGVPVILHVCGNLNSVKPLIPGIRANAISTDAMVNLKHLKAEFPELTTMGNISTYLLELSTVDKVSLQTKNLITQGINIIAPACGLSTSSPLANIQAMTQTVKAHSPGERV, encoded by the coding sequence ATGACAGTTTTTACGGAAAAAGAGCGCTTGCTGGCCGTGTTAAACCGGCAATCAACAGACCGCCCTCCGGTCATCTGCCCCGGCGGCATGATGAATGCCGCCATTGTCGAGGTTATGAACAGCAGCGGCCAAACTTTGCCTGCCGCCCACTCTGCTGCGGCTTTAATGGCAAACCTGGCTTATGCCGTACACCAGCTTACGGGATTTGAAAACTTCGGTTTGCCCTTTTGCATGACCGTAGAAGCCGAGGTATTGGGAAGCGAAATTGATTTAGGTACGTTAGCGTGTGAACCTAAAATAAGCCGCGAGACCTTTGCCGCCGCCGCCCGGGTAGAGTACAAGGACATCCCTGCCATGCTCAATTCCGGCCGGATACCGGTAGTCTGCCAGGCAACCGCTATCCTAGCCGGACAATATCCGGACATTCCCGTTATCGGCAGCCTGACCGGCCCGGTAAGCACCGCGGCTTCCATTGTCGATCCCATACCGTTCCTGAAAGATTTACGCCGGGACCCGTCTGCCGCACATCGCGTTTTCCAGTATGTAACTGAGCTCTTGATTGGCTTTGCCCACAAGTTAATTGACCACGGTGCTGCCGTAATTGCCATTGGGGATCCTACGGCGACAGGTGAAATTCTTGGACCTAAGATGTTTGGCGAGTATGCTGTACCCTACATCAATAAGCTTATTGACGCAGTGCACCAAAAGGGTGTTCCCGTTATCCTCCATGTCTGCGGCAATTTAAATAGCGTAAAACCCCTGATTCCCGGTATTAGGGCCAACGCCATCAGCACCGATGCCATGGTCAACTTAAAACACCTTAAAGCTGAGTTTCCTGAACTTACTACAATGGGAAATATCAGCACCTACCTATTGGAATTAAGCACTGTGGACAAGGTGTCCCTGCAAACCAAAAACCTTATCACCCAAGGCATTAATATCATCGCGCCGGCCTGCGGTCTAAGTACCTCCAGCCCCCTGGCCAATATCCAGGCCATGACCCAAACGGTTAAGGCGCATTCCCCTGGCGAAAGGGTGTGA
- a CDS encoding uroporphyrinogen decarboxylase family protein, whose product MIQDQMTPIERLTAYNLGNPVDRLPCVPIVGNTAARVIGVKVGELPANGKLLAQAQITAYRRFGYDIIRIFTDLYGQAEAMGARVRYPEDETAYLDQPAITDISQLDRLTPADPYRDGNLPHQLEAMKIAIAEVGKEVTVTGALTCPFTNASFLIGAENLARLVGKNPDAVHYLCRLSLETCLNYAKAIIDTGCTPSLTDPMSSSTIISPQKFREFSFPYLKQLIDYIHSRGKPVTLHICGKTAKVWEQMAEAGADCISIDNAASLSEAKTKVGHKLRLMGNVQPSEIMLQGSPAAVRLAVLSGVREAYDNPKGYIVASGCSLPTETPFANIDAMLAATREIGYPITKEKLDLLEQRWSK is encoded by the coding sequence ATGATCCAAGATCAGATGACACCCATTGAGCGGCTGACGGCCTACAATCTGGGAAACCCTGTTGACCGTCTGCCGTGCGTCCCGATTGTCGGCAATACAGCGGCCCGGGTAATTGGGGTCAAAGTCGGTGAACTGCCGGCCAACGGAAAATTACTGGCACAAGCACAAATTACTGCTTACCGCCGGTTTGGCTATGATATTATCCGCATATTTACCGACCTGTATGGTCAGGCCGAAGCCATGGGCGCCCGCGTCCGTTATCCGGAGGATGAAACAGCCTATCTTGACCAGCCGGCCATTACCGATATAAGCCAGCTTGACCGCCTGACACCGGCCGACCCTTACCGGGACGGCAACCTTCCCCACCAGTTGGAAGCCATGAAAATCGCCATAGCCGAAGTAGGTAAAGAAGTGACAGTTACCGGAGCGCTCACCTGCCCGTTTACCAACGCTTCCTTTCTGATCGGGGCCGAAAACCTGGCCCGCCTTGTCGGCAAAAATCCCGACGCCGTGCATTATTTATGCCGCCTGTCACTGGAAACCTGCCTCAACTACGCCAAAGCCATCATCGATACCGGCTGTACCCCCAGCCTGACTGATCCCATGTCCTCTTCAACCATCATCAGCCCCCAGAAGTTCAGGGAATTTTCCTTTCCTTATCTGAAGCAATTGATTGATTATATTCATTCCCGCGGCAAGCCGGTAACGCTGCATATCTGCGGCAAAACCGCCAAGGTGTGGGAACAGATGGCCGAGGCCGGCGCCGATTGCATCAGTATCGACAATGCCGCCAGCTTATCTGAAGCCAAAACAAAAGTAGGGCACAAACTGCGTCTGATGGGGAATGTCCAGCCATCAGAAATCATGCTGCAGGGTTCCCCGGCTGCTGTTCGACTGGCTGTACTCAGCGGTGTCCGTGAGGCCTATGATAATCCTAAGGGTTATATTGTCGCTTCCGGCTGCAGTCTGCCTACAGAAACACCTTTCGCCAATATTGATGCCATGCTTGCCGCCACACGCGAAATCGGCTATCCCATCACCAAAGAAAAACTTGATCTTCTGGAACAGAGGTGGTCAAAATGA
- a CDS encoding DUF2325 domain-containing protein, whose translation MTALVIGADYLGGMEQKMRDMGITEIAHITGRNPGEVKRMHIPKAAAFVLVFTDYINHNMAKVVKSHAKAQSVPLVYAKRSWSAVEHKLVGLGL comes from the coding sequence ATGACGGCTTTGGTTATTGGCGCAGATTATTTGGGTGGCATGGAACAAAAAATGCGGGATATGGGAATAACTGAAATCGCTCATATTACCGGACGAAACCCCGGAGAGGTAAAACGAATGCATATACCCAAAGCAGCGGCTTTCGTCCTGGTTTTTACCGACTATATCAATCACAATATGGCCAAGGTGGTTAAAAGTCATGCTAAAGCTCAGTCCGTTCCGCTGGTCTATGCCAAACGGTCCTGGTCGGCTGTTGAACACAAGCTGGTCGGGCTTGGGCTATAA
- a CDS encoding nitrogenase component 1 produces the protein MSHFALKEPPRREDRLNACIAHGATLGEVAGRRQRCCLPASERSFTQNSICLLLPALGTMNSIPNSVVLMHGGLGCGSSCHGGNAAVRGGNMQRWGVVKDGTWLSTGLTEADVISGGEPKLAEAIVEADRRYRPAVIFVVSSCVPGIIGDDVDGVVEQTQPEVKAKLLPVHCEGFKTKIWATAYDAVYHAIGRTLLPETKAEIAPGKPGKTVNLMNMSSMGRVDELELERLLKALGLAVNIFPVFADPAGMQRMAEADLSISTCPTHDDYMLNHLKEKYQVPFILKHMPIGIDNTGKWLQDVAGFFGLGPEAKELIAQEEAELAAALKPLKPMFAGKKAFSSAGEFRALSTALLLAELGFEVVGIRAFHHDEFAEVEYEKLVRLTGQEYPLNIANCQPFEEANLLRKIQPDIFLGHMNGNSTAAKLGIPTHVIYNTGLHYVGYRGAYELARRLYRQLKNPRFNANLSRYTSLPYQESWYRQNPFKYIVTAGGDSE, from the coding sequence ATGAGTCATTTTGCATTAAAGGAGCCGCCGCGCCGGGAAGACAGACTGAATGCCTGCATTGCCCACGGGGCGACACTTGGCGAAGTCGCCGGCCGGCGGCAGCGCTGCTGTTTGCCTGCCAGTGAGCGCAGTTTTACCCAAAACTCCATTTGCCTGCTATTGCCGGCCCTGGGTACTATGAACAGTATACCAAACAGTGTGGTGCTGATGCATGGCGGCCTGGGCTGCGGCTCTTCCTGCCATGGCGGCAATGCCGCCGTACGTGGTGGCAATATGCAGCGCTGGGGTGTGGTAAAAGATGGTACGTGGCTGTCTACCGGTTTGACCGAAGCCGATGTTATCAGCGGCGGCGAACCCAAGCTGGCTGAGGCTATTGTTGAGGCCGACAGGCGGTATCGGCCTGCGGTTATTTTTGTGGTATCCAGTTGTGTCCCAGGCATTATCGGTGATGATGTGGACGGCGTAGTGGAACAGACGCAGCCTGAGGTCAAGGCCAAACTATTGCCGGTACACTGTGAGGGTTTCAAAACTAAAATCTGGGCTACCGCTTATGATGCCGTATACCATGCCATTGGCCGGACACTGCTGCCTGAAACCAAGGCAGAAATTGCGCCAGGAAAGCCGGGCAAGACGGTCAACCTGATGAATATGTCTTCCATGGGGCGGGTAGATGAACTTGAGCTGGAGCGTTTGCTAAAGGCCTTAGGACTGGCGGTTAACATTTTCCCCGTTTTTGCTGACCCCGCCGGTATGCAGCGTATGGCTGAAGCCGATTTATCCATTAGTACTTGTCCAACACATGACGACTATATGCTTAACCATTTAAAAGAAAAGTATCAGGTGCCGTTCATTCTTAAACATATGCCGATAGGCATTGATAATACCGGTAAATGGCTGCAGGATGTGGCCGGTTTTTTTGGCCTTGGTCCGGAGGCGAAGGAACTGATTGCGCAAGAAGAAGCAGAACTTGCAGCAGCGCTCAAACCGCTCAAGCCAATGTTTGCCGGCAAGAAGGCGTTTAGCAGTGCCGGCGAGTTTCGAGCTCTTTCCACCGCGCTGCTGCTCGCTGAGCTGGGTTTTGAGGTCGTGGGTATCCGGGCTTTTCACCATGATGAATTTGCCGAGGTAGAATACGAGAAGCTGGTGCGGTTAACCGGGCAGGAGTATCCGTTAAACATTGCCAATTGCCAGCCTTTTGAGGAAGCCAATCTGTTACGCAAAATACAGCCTGATATCTTTCTCGGGCATATGAACGGCAACAGTACGGCGGCTAAACTGGGCATTCCCACCCATGTCATTTATAATACCGGTTTGCATTATGTTGGCTACCGGGGAGCCTATGAACTGGCCAGACGGTTATACCGTCAATTGAAAAACCCCCGTTTTAACGCCAATCTCAGCCGTTATACCAGTTTGCCTTACCAGGAATCCTGGTACCGGCAAAATCCCTTTAAATATATTGTAACGGCAGGTGGTGACAGCGAATGA